In archaeon BMS3Bbin15, the sequence ATGCCCGAAAAAATCTTCCAATTGCATCTGTATATAACTTATTCCACCAATTATGTATTCAATCATCTTTAACACCATATAAACAATAAATGATAACGTAATAAGTAATAATTGTTATTATATTTATGTGAAAAGTACATATTAATCAGCAAAAATGTATCTAAGATAAAACAAAAGATTTATATTGAAAAAAAACTAAATTTGAAGAAATGCCTTAAGCTCAACCATTTACTTCTTCCATATACCTTCTATATCTTCTCAGTTTTCCTTAGCCTATGGAAGAAACTACCTGCAGCAAGCTGCGAGGTTTTTTTGTTGTAAATGGTTATAAAATTTCATTCCTTAGACTTTTTTAAAAGCAATTTCTCAAGAAGTTTAAGATTGAGTTCTGTCTGTTCTTTAAATTTGCCTTTATGGGCTTCATTAACTCTGTCCAGGTCATAACAGGTTGTATTTTCTATGTCTACAAGGATACCCTTTAATCCGATTCTCTCAAAATCATTGTAATGTTTTATATAAAAACTCTCACAGCAGGAGCCGTAAAAGGCATTGTAACCCTTCTTTTTAAGTGAACTCAGAGTTTCCTCGAGATGTTCATAGTTGACTATAGTTATGGGTTCAAGATTGAGCTTCTCTGCCATTTCATAGGCTTTACCCACACTGCACTTTCCGCATTTTCTGCAGTCGTTTTTATATCTCAGGTCGCACTCCTTCGCCTTTGAGCAGTATGGTAGGAGAAGGACTTCTGCATTGTTTATTTTGTCATAACTTCCGGCTACAGTATATATTCTATTTACATCTTCAAGAGTGAACCCATTTTCAAGAAGAGAGAGCTTTTCTGTAGCCTTGGAGAAAACATCAACAAAATCTTTTGCTTCAATGCCAAGTATATCTGGATTATATTCATCAAAGAATTTATTAATTGTTTCTTCAATCTGTTTTATTTCAAGAGTATGGTCCTTCAGCCTAGCTTCAAGGTCGAATATCGTACGCTTTGGAAAGGCAAAAAAGTCACCACTAATTATAGCAAAGTGGATTTTCATGCTTTTTATATCTACAACGAGATTTAGTCTGATAAGTCCTCCTTCTGCCTTTTTGGCTGAATATATATTGAATCGATTCTCGGGATTCCTTCTTGTGGTGTAAATCCATTCTTCTGAAGAGAATTCTCTGACAGCCTTTCTGTATAACTTTTTCTCTATACCTGTAAGCTCTCCCTCTTCAACCTGAACTTTGAATACCTTTGTGAAGCCGTCTAGTAGAGCCTCTTTTATCTCATCATATTCAGGAGTATATCCAAGCTCCCA encodes:
- the lipM gene encoding octanoyltransferase LipM, producing MESWRFLDTGVKRAHENIALDDSLLKARSEAESKAEAKDTFRLLRYSPPAALAGFHQSIELEIRESFCRENNIDINRRITGGGAILFDESQIGWEIIASRNLEFIPKKVDALYEMISKVGIIALKNFGIKACFRPRNDIEVNGRKISGTGGTLEGDAFLFQGTLLVDFDAETMLKALRIPTEKLKDKEIDSIKDRVTCLKWELGYTPEYDEIKEALLDGFTKVFKVQVEEGELTGIEKKLYRKAVREFSSEEWIYTTRRNPENRFNIYSAKKAEGGLIRLNLVVDIKSMKIHFAIISGDFFAFPKRTIFDLEARLKDHTLEIKQIEETINKFFDEYNPDILGIEAKDFVDVFSKATEKLSLLENGFTLEDVNRIYTVAGSYDKINNAEVLLLPYCSKAKECDLRYKNDCRKCGKCSVGKAYEMAEKLNLEPITIVNYEHLEETLSSLKKKGYNAFYGSCCESFYIKHYNDFERIGLKGILVDIENTTCYDLDRVNEAHKGKFKEQTELNLKLLEKLLLKKSKE